From the Dunckerocampus dactyliophorus isolate RoL2022-P2 chromosome 12, RoL_Ddac_1.1, whole genome shotgun sequence genome, one window contains:
- the LOC129191246 gene encoding cyclin-dependent kinase-like 1 isoform X2, with product MEKYEKLAKIGEGSYGVVFKCRNRDTDQIVAIKKFVESEDDPVIKKIALREVRMLKQLKHVNLVNLLEVFRRKRRLHLVFEFCEQTVLNELEKHPRGVPEDHLKSIVWQTLQAVNFCHKHNCIHRDVKPENILLTKSGVIKLCDFGFARILTGPEDDYTDYVATRWYRAPELLVGDTQYGPPVDVWALGCVFAELLNGSPLWPGKSDVDQLYLIRKTLGDLIPHHQQVFRSNVFFSGVNIPEPDTTVTFPSSLRLCASITHQCWDVTSLMFLLVGDVGKAILWRVTTGSPSNEGCPARSCWRCPTSTTTAVLAGPARGNVP from the exons ATGGAGAAATATGAGAAACTGGCCAAAATTGGAGAAGGTTCTTACGGCGTGGTGTTCAAATGCAGAAACAGGGACACGGACCAGATAGTTGCCATCAAGAAGTTTGTGGAATCTGAAGACGATCCAGTCATTAAGAAGATTGCGCTGAGGGAAGTACGCATGCTGAAG cagctgaaACACGTCAATCTGGTCAACCTGCTAGAGGTTTTCCGCAGGAAACGCCGCCTCCACCTGGTGTTTGAGTTCTGTGAGCAGACGGTCCTCAACGAACTGGAAAAACACCCACGAGG GGTTCCTGAGGATCATCTTAAGAGCATTGTATGGCAGACACTGCAGGCCGTCAACTTCTGCCACAAACACAAC tgcaTCCACCGTGACGTCAAGCCTGAAAACATCCTCCTGACCAAAAGCGGCGTCATCAAGTTGTGCGACTTTGGCTTCGCTCGCATActaa CTGGACCAGAGGACGACTACACGGACTACGTGGCGACCCGCTGGTACCGGGCTCCAGAGCTCCTGGTTGGGGACACTCAGTACGGGCCTCCAGTGGACGTGTGGGCACTGGGATGCGTCTTTGCCGAGCTGCTTAACGGAAGTCCGCTCTGGCCCGGGAAGTCTGACGTGGACCAGCTGTACCTCATACGCAAAACTCTTG GGGACCTCATTCCTCATCACCAGCAGGTGTTCCGGTCTAATGTGTTCTTTAGCGGAGTCAATATTCCTGAACCGGACACCACGGTAACGTTCCCATCCTCACTGAGGCTTTGTGCCTCCATAACACATCAGTGTTGGGATGTTACCTCGCTCATGTTTTTACTTGTAGGAGACGTTGGAAAAGCGATTCTCTGGCGTGTCACCACAGGCTCTCCAAGTAATGAAG